In Thiovibrio frasassiensis, one DNA window encodes the following:
- a CDS encoding ATP-binding protein has translation MSPSFNLPPSTQSPVIQAAPPAKQRPCRFLFPGIRSLRGKLLFTICIVAGLGIIATATATYALWRMEDKIRIIESFYELNQKVLEIRRYEKNYFLFNDRKDLLSALDYVDQVRASIVAVKAVLLENKNDLETLYDKELGQYEAISRHILSDRISPQNKQALENSLRKHGQDITKAIFDMDARARVRVEREVAGYQKSAVLILALAVGLGTVLVFYMMRWIMRPLTAIREASARIMQGEMNSIPMDDEVLCSVEGIELVNSLNLMLQALNTKQNQLVQSEKLAAIGKVTAGIAHEINNPLNNISLTAEVLLEDLPNLACSERMDMVRDILVQSDRAREVVHHLLEFSRTRKSNVLEPVDLVALVESSIALVKNQFRLGGIIYHYDHPEQPVLVSGNSNHLQQVLVNLMLNAVQAMQPNGRLDLIVGAEQKVALIVVRDTGAGIAPEALSHIFDPFFTTKNEGTGLGLSLSYAIVKDHGGDIVVESEPGKGTTFRLTFPQLSSEA, from the coding sequence ATGAGCCCCAGCTTCAACTTACCTCCGTCAACGCAGAGCCCGGTCATTCAGGCGGCCCCCCCTGCGAAACAGCGGCCTTGTCGGTTCCTTTTTCCCGGCATCCGTTCTCTCCGGGGAAAGCTCCTCTTTACGATCTGCATTGTCGCCGGCCTCGGCATCATCGCCACGGCCACCGCCACCTATGCCCTCTGGCGCATGGAGGACAAGATCCGGATCATCGAGTCCTTCTATGAGTTGAATCAGAAGGTGCTCGAGATCAGACGCTACGAGAAAAATTATTTTCTGTTCAACGATCGGAAGGATCTGTTGAGCGCCCTTGACTATGTGGATCAGGTCAGGGCCTCCATTGTCGCGGTGAAGGCGGTTCTCCTTGAGAATAAAAATGATCTGGAAACGTTGTATGACAAGGAACTTGGTCAATACGAAGCCATTTCCCGCCATATTTTAAGTGATCGGATTTCTCCGCAGAATAAACAAGCACTGGAAAACTCTTTGCGCAAGCACGGCCAGGACATCACCAAGGCTATTTTTGATATGGATGCCCGGGCGCGGGTTCGGGTGGAGCGAGAGGTTGCCGGCTACCAGAAATCCGCGGTACTCATTCTTGCCCTGGCGGTGGGGCTTGGCACCGTATTGGTTTTTTACATGATGCGTTGGATCATGCGCCCGCTTACCGCCATCCGCGAGGCTTCGGCCAGGATCATGCAGGGAGAGATGAACTCCATCCCGATGGATGATGAAGTCCTTTGCTCGGTGGAAGGGATCGAGCTGGTCAATTCCCTCAATCTTATGCTCCAGGCCCTGAATACGAAACAGAACCAGCTGGTGCAGTCGGAAAAGCTTGCGGCCATCGGCAAGGTAACCGCGGGCATCGCCCATGAGATCAACAACCCGCTGAACAATATCTCGCTCACCGCCGAGGTACTTTTAGAGGATCTGCCCAACCTGGCGTGCAGCGAACGGATGGATATGGTCCGCGATATCCTGGTGCAATCCGATCGGGCCCGGGAGGTGGTACACCATCTGCTTGAGTTTTCCCGCACCCGCAAGAGTAATGTCTTGGAGCCGGTTGATCTGGTGGCGCTGGTGGAAAGTTCTATTGCCTTGGTCAAAAACCAGTTTCGGTTGGGTGGCATTATTTACCATTACGACCATCCCGAGCAGCCGGTGCTGGTCAGCGGCAATTCCAACCACTTGCAACAGGTCCTGGTAAACCTGATGCTCAACGCGGTCCAGGCCATGCAACCCAACGGCCGTCTCGATCTGATCGTGGGGGCTGAGCAAAAAGTGGCCCTGATCGTAGTGCGTGACACCGGGGCGGGCATCGCCCCCGAGGCCTTGAGCCATATCTTTGATCCGTTTTTCACCACCAAGAACGAGGGAACCGGACTCGGTCTCTCCTTGAGCTACGCCATTGTCAAGGACCATGGCGGTGACATCGTGGTGGAGAGTGAACCCGGCAAGGGAACGACCTTCAGGCTCACCTTCCCCCAATTGTCCTCGGAAGCCTGA
- a CDS encoding PEP/pyruvate-binding domain-containing protein: MKLPANPFLSTTKGETASFASSFRLFRRLLSLNNTVLEKIGRMEGALAGEYVFDRKFLSEAVAELNELVREVVSCLGSLTNNRYLVLYDCYEEIAGKLSGLALEYAGPYDRSLTLAYPLLNSDFEELVGGKNAVLSEIRNRLHLRTPDGFAITAAAYRGFMEANGLFAAIDSISAGTASSRDRSAAISRLIDQARFPEVLVAAVKDGLKELLNRAGGPAPLAVRSSGLGEDAETRSFAGQFHSVLAVRPELSSVLEAYRAVITSRFSVAALEYLGPAATSRDLPMAAGVQPMIQGRIAGVTYSRVPESPEKNQLLITALRGSAHDLVSGRRQAERFVLSRLWPFTPLSSELVVEEDFPSTRKALDMLPSGLRRGSATLTPKELAKLAEQALLLEKTFGEAQDIEWALADEPVILQSRALSLPAKPPPRPGELAAELAAATPLMSGKGQVAQLGIAAGRVVHVDQNTDPEQFPVGAIAVARFPSPQLSPIVWRAAAMITEIGGPTGHLATIAREYRTPALFGTGEAINLLAEGAEVTVDVENKQVYQGIIEGLVRLHAAEQDDYRASQELRILRRILRWVAPITLSDPTSRDFKAENCRTFHDILRFAHEKAIDALIHFHADRSGSQEELSRSVRLPIPLKLRVIDLGSGLRPEAPATGAISMEMLNSRPLNAILHGFLKDDQGGREPAPLGLRDILAGISKPLALLTGPAYPGDNLGIIAEHYCNLCLRLGYHLNVVDAYMSPDPDNNYIYFRFAGGMAEKAKREWRARLISAILSGLYFKVERKGDLVIAKARNLDIPRMERVLVRLGELISFTRQLDVRMRDEAAIEEFFQRFLVSIKQEQDGGEG; this comes from the coding sequence ATGAAGCTCCCCGCCAATCCCTTCTTGAGCACGACAAAAGGCGAAACCGCCTCATTTGCTTCCTCGTTTCGTCTTTTCCGGCGGTTGCTTTCCCTGAACAACACGGTGCTTGAAAAGATCGGCCGCATGGAGGGGGCCCTGGCCGGAGAATATGTCTTTGACCGGAAATTTTTAAGCGAGGCTGTGGCCGAGTTGAATGAACTGGTGCGGGAGGTGGTCTCCTGCCTGGGCAGTCTGACCAACAACCGCTATCTGGTGCTCTATGATTGTTATGAGGAGATTGCCGGGAAACTTTCCGGCCTGGCTTTGGAATATGCCGGACCCTATGACCGGAGCCTTACCTTGGCCTATCCGCTGCTGAACAGCGATTTCGAGGAGCTGGTTGGGGGGAAGAACGCGGTCTTAAGCGAGATCCGCAACCGACTGCACCTGCGGACCCCGGACGGTTTTGCCATCACTGCTGCTGCTTACCGTGGGTTCATGGAGGCAAACGGACTTTTTGCGGCCATTGATTCTATCTCTGCGGGCACGGCCTCCAGTCGCGATCGTTCGGCGGCTATCAGCCGTCTTATCGATCAGGCCCGTTTCCCGGAGGTGCTGGTTGCGGCGGTGAAAGACGGGTTGAAAGAATTGCTCAATCGGGCTGGCGGTCCGGCTCCCTTGGCGGTCCGCTCAAGCGGGTTGGGGGAGGATGCCGAAACCCGAAGCTTTGCCGGACAATTTCATTCGGTGCTTGCAGTGCGGCCCGAACTCTCTTCGGTGCTCGAAGCGTACCGTGCGGTGATCACCTCCCGCTTTTCGGTTGCGGCCCTGGAGTATCTTGGACCAGCGGCCACCAGCCGGGATCTTCCCATGGCTGCAGGGGTGCAGCCGATGATCCAGGGCAGGATTGCAGGAGTGACATACAGCCGCGTCCCGGAGTCGCCGGAGAAAAATCAACTGCTCATCACCGCCCTGCGCGGTTCGGCCCACGACCTGGTATCAGGACGGAGGCAGGCGGAACGTTTTGTCTTGAGCCGATTGTGGCCTTTTACCCCCTTGAGCAGCGAGCTTGTTGTGGAGGAGGATTTTCCCTCAACCAGGAAAGCGCTCGATATGCTGCCCAGCGGCCTACGCCGTGGCTCGGCAACCCTTACCCCCAAGGAGCTGGCCAAGCTTGCCGAACAGGCGCTTTTGTTGGAAAAAACCTTCGGCGAAGCGCAGGATATCGAGTGGGCCTTGGCGGATGAACCGGTGATTCTTCAGAGCCGCGCTCTCTCCTTGCCCGCCAAACCACCGCCTCGGCCCGGGGAGCTGGCCGCCGAGCTGGCTGCCGCCACCCCGCTCATGTCCGGCAAAGGGCAGGTCGCCCAGCTCGGTATCGCGGCAGGAAGGGTGGTGCATGTGGATCAGAACACCGATCCGGAGCAATTCCCGGTGGGGGCCATTGCCGTGGCCCGTTTCCCCAGCCCGCAACTGAGCCCCATTGTCTGGCGGGCCGCCGCCATGATTACCGAGATCGGCGGCCCCACCGGACATCTGGCCACCATTGCCCGGGAATACCGGACTCCGGCCCTGTTCGGAACCGGCGAGGCGATCAACCTCCTTGCCGAGGGCGCTGAGGTGACGGTGGATGTGGAAAACAAACAGGTCTATCAGGGGATCATCGAGGGGCTGGTCCGTCTGCATGCTGCAGAGCAGGATGACTACCGCGCCTCCCAGGAGCTGCGGATTCTGCGCCGGATCCTGCGCTGGGTGGCACCCATCACCCTGTCCGACCCAACCTCCCGTGATTTCAAGGCGGAAAACTGCCGCACCTTCCACGATATCCTCCGTTTTGCCCACGAAAAGGCCATTGACGCGCTGATCCATTTTCATGCCGACCGGAGCGGCTCCCAGGAGGAGTTGAGCCGGTCGGTGCGGCTGCCGATCCCGCTCAAGCTGCGGGTCATCGATCTGGGTTCGGGGCTGCGGCCGGAGGCACCGGCAACTGGCGCAATCAGTATGGAAATGCTGAACAGCAGGCCCCTGAACGCCATCCTCCATGGTTTTCTCAAGGATGACCAAGGTGGCAGGGAACCGGCGCCTCTCGGGTTGAGAGATATCCTGGCCGGGATCAGCAAACCGTTGGCCCTGCTTACCGGCCCTGCCTATCCCGGCGACAACCTGGGGATCATTGCCGAGCATTACTGCAACCTCTGCCTGCGCCTGGGCTACCACCTCAATGTGGTGGACGCCTACATGTCGCCCGACCCGGACAACAATTACATCTACTTCCGGTTTGCCGGCGGCATGGCCGAGAAGGCCAAGCGCGAGTGGCGGGCCCGCTTGATCAGCGCCATCCTCTCCGGCCTCTACTTTAAGGTGGAACGCAAGGGCGACCTGGTGATCGCCAAGGCCAGAAATCTCGATATTCCGAGGATGGAACGGGTGCTGGTTCGTCTCGGGGAGCTGATTTCTTTCACCCGGCAGCTTGATGTGCGGATGCGCGACGAAGCGGCCATCGAAGAGTTTTTTCAGCGTTTTCTCGTAAGCATCAAGCAGGAGCAGGATGGGGGGGAGGGGTAA
- a CDS encoding response regulator has product MSETNMRLLVVDDEPIVGKRLKQVFGKIGFEIETYTDSATALAAVAEKPFDIVVTDLKMEGIDGIEVLKRVRAMNPETRVIIITGYASADTAELAQEHGVFAFLAKPFRLDELKQVIYRAMETDRAK; this is encoded by the coding sequence ATGAGCGAAACAAATATGCGTCTGCTGGTGGTGGATGACGAACCCATCGTCGGCAAGCGGCTCAAACAGGTGTTCGGTAAGATCGGCTTCGAGATCGAGACCTATACCGATTCGGCCACCGCCCTTGCGGCAGTGGCGGAAAAACCCTTTGACATCGTGGTGACCGACCTTAAGATGGAGGGAATTGACGGGATCGAGGTGCTGAAACGGGTCCGGGCCATGAATCCCGAGACCCGGGTGATCATCATTACCGGCTACGCCTCGGCGGACACCGCGGAACTGGCACAGGAGCATGGCGTTTTTGCCTTTCTCGCCAAGCCTTTCCGATTGGATGAATTGAAACAGGTCATTTACCGGGCCATGGAAACCGACAGAGCGAAATAA